A window from Erythrolamprus reginae isolate rEryReg1 chromosome 11, rEryReg1.hap1, whole genome shotgun sequence encodes these proteins:
- the PSENEN gene encoding gamma-secretase subunit PEN-2: MNLERVSNEEKLNLCRKYYLGGFALLPFLWLVNVIWFFREAFFAPAYTEQLQIKRYVQRSALGLLFWVIVLTTWSCIFQSRRAEWGELGDYLSFTIPLGIP; encoded by the exons ATGAACCTGGAGCGTGTCTCCAACGAAGAgaagctgaacctctgccggaaGTACTACCTGG GTGGCTTTGCTCTGCTCCCTTTCCTGTGGCTGGTGAACGTCATTTGGTTTTTCCGAGAAGCCTTTTTTGCACCTGCATACACTGAGCAGCTTCAGATCAAGCGCT ATGTCCAGCGGTCCGCCTTAGGTCTCCTTTTCTGGGTGATTGTGCTCACCACGTGGAGCTGCATCTTCCAGTCACGCCGGGCCGAGTGGGGTGAACTTGGCGACTACCTTTCCTTCACCATCCCGCTGGGCATCCCCTGA